In Gemmatimonadota bacterium, the DNA window CTGGCCCGGCTGGTGCTGAACAACTTCGACAACCTGCAGGTCTCCTACGTGACGCAGGGACCGAAGCTGGCGCAGATCGCGCTGCGCTGCGGCGCGAATGACTTCGGCTCGCTTATGATCGAGGAGAACGTGGTCAGCGCGGCGGGTGTCAACTACATCATGCCCGAGGCGGAGATGCGGCGTCTGATCGAGGACGCCGGCTTCACGCCCCGCCGCCGCTACCAGAACTATACGTTGGTGGCGGAGGGCGGGGAGGGCGGGGAGGGCGAGGACAGTTGCCCCTGCTGCCGCTGGCGGACCTGAGGGGCAACGTAGTCCAGCGGATGAGAAATTGCCAGCCTGCATACGGACACGCGCACGTACTCGTGCACGTGCGCGTCGGTTAATGCGCATGCCCAAGGTTCTGATCCTCATGGGCTCGGAGTCGGATCGGGAGCGGATGGAGGAGGCGCTGCCGATCCTGCGCGAGGGTGGGGTAGAGGCGGAGTCGCTGGTGTGCAGTGCGCACCGGGAGCCGGACCGCACGGCGGAGCTCGCTCGCGCGGCGGCATCCCGGGGCTTCGACGTGATCATCTGCGGCGCCGGGCTTTCTGCGGCGCTTCCCGGGGTGGTGGCGTCGCACAGCCGGCTGCCGGTGATCGGCGTGCCCCTCTCCACCGGCACGCTGGGCGGGTTGGACGCCTTGCTGGCCACTGTGCAGATGCCGCCGGGCGTGCCCGTGGCTTGTGTGGGCATTGACAACGCGCAGAACGCGGCGCACCTGGCGCTCCGGATCCTGGGCGCGGGCGGCAAGTAGATGCGGGTCGGCGTGGGTTACGACTCGCACCGTTTCTCACCGGGCAGGCGGCTGGTG includes these proteins:
- the purE gene encoding 5-(carboxyamino)imidazole ribonucleotide mutase, yielding MPKVLILMGSESDRERMEEALPILREGGVEAESLVCSAHREPDRTAELARAAASRGFDVIICGAGLSAALPGVVASHSRLPVIGVPLSTGTLGGLDALLATVQMPPGVPVACVGIDNAQNAAHLALRILGAGGK